In Diorhabda sublineata isolate icDioSubl1.1 chromosome 4, icDioSubl1.1, whole genome shotgun sequence, a single window of DNA contains:
- the LOC130442903 gene encoding fatty acyl-CoA reductase wat-like isoform X1 has product MGTRDEIAIKSLSSNDLLFSKIVSSLILLSLRIVCYSRSVFKIYFMFRSLNPLRLADLDYETTQNERNTNDATEATQIQEFYKDTNIFVTGATGFLGNILLEKLLRSCHNLSTIYILVRSKKGKTVNTRIEEIFDDVLFDRMKKINPKFQHKIVGIAGDCSLPDLGLSSQDRKTLIEETHIVFHVAATVRFDEKLKTAVDINVRATEYMLNLARSMPKLKSFIHVSTAYANCTGDVIEEKIYPPAMDHKKLITMSDILSEKLLDTLTPTILDKYPNTYAFTKQIAEDVVKTHGENLPVGITRPSVVISTYKEPVKAWINNMYGCTGMVAGAGLGLIRTMYCDGNVNANVVPVDMCVNSMITAAWDVSEKFIEAKTQNKEYEIPVYNFESSNECAITWNEFMGTNLKYGVNVPSSRAIWYFCFSLQSNYFLYLLFRFFLHTVPAYIVDGALLCMGQKPKMYNVYRKIHKFSGVLSYFTKKTWIFKSNNVQRVCKKLSKRDNEIFFCDLSQINWDEYSKHFIRGIRIYLVNDPMETLPQAIVRWKRLYWAHQIVKTVCALLFLSFLWIVVNSILNFSF; this is encoded by the exons ATGGGAACTCGTGATGAAATAGCAATTAAATCGTTAAGTTCAAATGACCTCCTATTTAGCAAAATCGTTTCTAGTCTTATTCTACTATCGTTGAGGATTGTTTGTTATTCCAGatcagtttttaaaatttatttcatgtttCGCTCATTAA ATCCTCTGAGGCTTGCCGATCTTGATTACGAGACAACACAGAATGAAAGAAATACCAACGATGCCACAGAAGCCACGcaaattcaagaattttataaagATACGAATATTTTCGTGACGGGTGCCACGGGATTCTTAGGAAATATCTTgctagaaaaattattaagatcTTGCCATAACTTATCGACCATCTATATTCTTGTTAGaagtaaaaaaggaaaaactgttAATACCAGAATCGAAGAGATTTTCGATGATGTACTTTTTGATAGAATGAAGAAAATTAACCCGAAGTTTCAACATAAGATTGTTGGAATAGCTGGGGATTGTTCGTTGCCTGATTTGGGACTCTCTTCGCAAGATAGGAAAACATTGATAGAAGAG accCATATAGTGTTTCATGTTGCAGCTACCGTTCGTTTCGACGAGAAATTAAAAACGGCGGTAGATATTAACGTTAGAGCTACAGAGTATATGTTAAATCTAGCTCGTAGTATGCCTAAACTCAAATCTTTCATACACGTATCTACCGCTTATGCAAATTGTACAGGAGATGTGATCGAAGAAAAGATTTATCCTCCAGCTATGGACCACAAGAAATTAATTACAATGTCCGatatattatcagaaaaattattGGATACTTTAACACCAAC GATTTTAGATAAATATCCTAATACTTATGCTTTCACTAAACAAATCGCAGAAGACGTTGTAAAAACACATGGTGAAAATCTTCCCGTTGGAATAACAAGGCCTTCTGTAG TGATTTCAACTTACAAGGAACCAGTAAAAGCTTGGATAAATAATATGTATGGATGTACTGGTATGGTAGCTGGAGCCGGATTGGGTTTAATACGAACAATGTATTGTGATGGAAATGTGAATGCGAATGTTGTACCAGTAGATATGTGTGTAAACTCCATGATAACAGCTGCTTGGGACGTCAGCGAGAAGTTTATCGAAGCTAAGACTCAAAATAAGGAATATGAAATACctgtttataattttgaaagtagTAATGAATGT gCTATAACTTGGAACGAATTCATGGGAACCAATTTAAAATATGGCGTAAACGTACCGTCTTCCAGAGCTATATGGTATTTCTGTTTTAGTTTGCAATCAAATTACTTCTTGTACCTTCTATTTAGGTTCTTTTTACATACAGTTCCCGCGTACATTGTAGATGGAGCTCTGTTGTGCATGGGTCAAAAACCCAA aatGTACAATGTATATAGAAAGATACATAAATTTTCTGGAGTTCTTTCctattttacaaagaaaacttGGATTTTCAAGTCGAACAACGTTCAGAGAGTTTGTAAAAAGTTGAGTAAAAGAGACAACGAGATATTCTTCTGCGATTTAAGTCAAATAAATTGGGACGAATattctaaacattttattaGAGGTATCAGAATATATTTGGTGAATGATCCTATGGAAACTTTACCTCAAGCTATTGTCAGATGGAAAAg gtTATATTGGGCTCATCAAATTGTAAAAACTGTTTGTGCATTATTATTCTTGAGCTTTTTGTGGATAGTAGTAAatagtattttgaatttttcgttttaa
- the LOC130442903 gene encoding fatty acyl-CoA reductase wat-like isoform X2, whose product MTIPDPLRLADLDYETTQNERNTNDATEATQIQEFYKDTNIFVTGATGFLGNILLEKLLRSCHNLSTIYILVRSKKGKTVNTRIEEIFDDVLFDRMKKINPKFQHKIVGIAGDCSLPDLGLSSQDRKTLIEETHIVFHVAATVRFDEKLKTAVDINVRATEYMLNLARSMPKLKSFIHVSTAYANCTGDVIEEKIYPPAMDHKKLITMSDILSEKLLDTLTPTILDKYPNTYAFTKQIAEDVVKTHGENLPVGITRPSVVISTYKEPVKAWINNMYGCTGMVAGAGLGLIRTMYCDGNVNANVVPVDMCVNSMITAAWDVSEKFIEAKTQNKEYEIPVYNFESSNECAITWNEFMGTNLKYGVNVPSSRAIWYFCFSLQSNYFLYLLFRFFLHTVPAYIVDGALLCMGQKPKMYNVYRKIHKFSGVLSYFTKKTWIFKSNNVQRVCKKLSKRDNEIFFCDLSQINWDEYSKHFIRGIRIYLVNDPMETLPQAIVRWKRLYWAHQIVKTVCALLFLSFLWIVVNSILNFSF is encoded by the exons ATCCTCTGAGGCTTGCCGATCTTGATTACGAGACAACACAGAATGAAAGAAATACCAACGATGCCACAGAAGCCACGcaaattcaagaattttataaagATACGAATATTTTCGTGACGGGTGCCACGGGATTCTTAGGAAATATCTTgctagaaaaattattaagatcTTGCCATAACTTATCGACCATCTATATTCTTGTTAGaagtaaaaaaggaaaaactgttAATACCAGAATCGAAGAGATTTTCGATGATGTACTTTTTGATAGAATGAAGAAAATTAACCCGAAGTTTCAACATAAGATTGTTGGAATAGCTGGGGATTGTTCGTTGCCTGATTTGGGACTCTCTTCGCAAGATAGGAAAACATTGATAGAAGAG accCATATAGTGTTTCATGTTGCAGCTACCGTTCGTTTCGACGAGAAATTAAAAACGGCGGTAGATATTAACGTTAGAGCTACAGAGTATATGTTAAATCTAGCTCGTAGTATGCCTAAACTCAAATCTTTCATACACGTATCTACCGCTTATGCAAATTGTACAGGAGATGTGATCGAAGAAAAGATTTATCCTCCAGCTATGGACCACAAGAAATTAATTACAATGTCCGatatattatcagaaaaattattGGATACTTTAACACCAAC GATTTTAGATAAATATCCTAATACTTATGCTTTCACTAAACAAATCGCAGAAGACGTTGTAAAAACACATGGTGAAAATCTTCCCGTTGGAATAACAAGGCCTTCTGTAG TGATTTCAACTTACAAGGAACCAGTAAAAGCTTGGATAAATAATATGTATGGATGTACTGGTATGGTAGCTGGAGCCGGATTGGGTTTAATACGAACAATGTATTGTGATGGAAATGTGAATGCGAATGTTGTACCAGTAGATATGTGTGTAAACTCCATGATAACAGCTGCTTGGGACGTCAGCGAGAAGTTTATCGAAGCTAAGACTCAAAATAAGGAATATGAAATACctgtttataattttgaaagtagTAATGAATGT gCTATAACTTGGAACGAATTCATGGGAACCAATTTAAAATATGGCGTAAACGTACCGTCTTCCAGAGCTATATGGTATTTCTGTTTTAGTTTGCAATCAAATTACTTCTTGTACCTTCTATTTAGGTTCTTTTTACATACAGTTCCCGCGTACATTGTAGATGGAGCTCTGTTGTGCATGGGTCAAAAACCCAA aatGTACAATGTATATAGAAAGATACATAAATTTTCTGGAGTTCTTTCctattttacaaagaaaacttGGATTTTCAAGTCGAACAACGTTCAGAGAGTTTGTAAAAAGTTGAGTAAAAGAGACAACGAGATATTCTTCTGCGATTTAAGTCAAATAAATTGGGACGAATattctaaacattttattaGAGGTATCAGAATATATTTGGTGAATGATCCTATGGAAACTTTACCTCAAGCTATTGTCAGATGGAAAAg gtTATATTGGGCTCATCAAATTGTAAAAACTGTTTGTGCATTATTATTCTTGAGCTTTTTGTGGATAGTAGTAAatagtattttgaatttttcgttttaa
- the LOC130443344 gene encoding uncharacterized protein LOC130443344: MIINWLPILILTSTVTGDHRLVKRYLLFPRYTQMQCSMGLSVPLVLPRRSINFSLVAQANYYTPYNVSNFTPQTIEAREKSSFFYLGRKTVYKYIMEVLDGFGLDGEQCLLRTICEIHETPMDIQERETLLEKLVHFIFTPSSDLQNVSNKKGNNTEEILTKKLLEAEKLGKNDGDCSDAYPECLVSLADLFTMKFNI; this comes from the exons ATGATCATAAATTGGCTTcccattttaattttaacttcAACTGTAACTGGCGATCACCGATTGgttaaaagatatttattatttccgAGATATACGCAGATGCAG tgcAGTATGGGGTTATCGGTACCGTTAGTTTTACCAAGGCGATCGATAAATTTCAGTTTAGTAGCTCAAGCAAATTATTATACTCCTTACAATGTATCAAATTTCACTCCTCAAACCATAGAAGCAAGAGAGAAATCGTCATTCTTCTATTTAGGAAGAAAgactgtatataaatatattatggaGGTATTAGATGG CTTTGGTCTTGATGGTGAACAATGCTTATTGAGGACTATTTGCGAAATACACGAAACTCCAATGGACATTCAAGAAAGAGAAACTCTGCTCGAAAAATTGGTTCATTTCATTTTCAC GCCATCTTCAGATCTTCAAAACGTTTCGAATAAAAAAGGCAATAATACTGAAgaaatattaactaaaaaattgTTAGAGGCTGAAAAACTTGGAAAGAACGACGGCGATTGTAGCGATGCTTATCCAGAGTGTCTAGTATCTTTAGCTGATttatttacaatgaaatttaatatttaa